Genomic DNA from Cucurbita pepo subsp. pepo cultivar mu-cu-16 chromosome LG13, ASM280686v2, whole genome shotgun sequence:
aagtggacaatatccaTACCATTACGGAAGATCGTGGtttctaataatatataacTTAGGTCAATCAACAATGAAAGCAATGAAACCCAGTAACGCATATGCAAGCTCTAAGCTAAACGATGGCCTTGAACAATGAAATCTGCAGGAAAAACTAtcagaaaaacacaaaatagaGAGCAAAATAGCCACGCCTCAACTCCATATTACTCTTAATTGAAATCTGATAAGAAACTGGAATGAGtaacagaaacaaaattcataaGAAATGGGGCAATTCGTTCAATAAATTCGACAATGGAGCAATGGAGGAAGTAAAATGACCTGTAACAATGGCGGTGAGACCTGTCCCATCGATTCCTTCTGTAACTTCTTCAGCTGTGGAAGAAGCGGAGAACCCAGATGGCCCTTTCCTGCTAAGAAACCACATCCCCCTCTCTATGTCCAATCTTCTCAGTGTCTCGcaactaaaattttctatgcaatgtgtttttcaaatttaaaaaatattattcaactctaaattttgatcaaataaataaataataataatttaatttatataataggcacaaaataaataaaaaattttaatttatgcatTAAATTGTCGTAAGTATTAAATTTAGACCATTTTATTAAGATCACCCATAAAAATTACCGTGCAACAATTCTTACGCTAACGTAGACTTCTTCAAATGTACGCTTATAAACTCATTTATCACAAGTGAGCGAGTCTTAATCATGAGTGAGTGATCTACATGTGCGAGGTTGTCCTTTGATTTACACGAGCCAAATTGACTTTTGCAACACATTCAACGTTTCTATgtagaataaataaatgatagtTTTCTTAAGTGCTTATCTCGAAACTACAATAAGGACACACTCAAATTACGATTTcgctttttaattttgaaaattgtgtctaataaattcttaaactttaagAATTTTCCGTAACACCGTGTGTTTTAATAGATCTctcaatttctatttttagtgTTTCAACTTTAAAACGATATAGAATGATCAAAAGTTACATAAACCGAGATTATTCATTAGTAAACATACGAATGATTACCTCATCATTAATAAACATCTCAATGACAGAAGTATATCACTAATACATTTAATTCGTAAAAATAGCTGCtaacaaacataaaaatattatatcaataataaaaagtaattgaTGACATGTATTGACTATTGATGTAAAGATTATTTGTCAAcaatagacaaaaaaaaaaaaaaaaaaaaaaaaaaaaaaaaaaaaaaaaaaaaaaaaaaaaaaaaaaaaNTATCATAATAGAATATAGAAATGATAATTACCAACAACGTTCTAACGACTTCCCACAATGCACGAATACATATGCGTTACCAATCCAAAACCAACTAGAATGATTGAATCTTTAATACGTTATTTTTTTAGGACACGATTTCTATTTGTAATGTAATACTCCACAAACACGCTCAACACAACCTAACTAAGTAGAAACACTGTAATAATAACGAACAGAGAAAAAAGTAGACATAGTTTAACTGTATTACATTTCTTTAGACCAGGTTCAAGTTCCACACTTCAGACGAGAAATGAGAATCGGATTATTTGATTAAGTTAGTCGTAAAATCCCAAAGTTTCTTAGCGAGATCAACATCCTGGCCATGTTGGGTTGGCTTGTGTAGGTTACtgttcataaaatactcaccACTCACTCCCTTTACTTGTGGATGCAATGCCAGATAGCAGGTTGTTGCTGCACCCTGCAAAACACATCGCTTCAATATTGGCCAAGTTATGTCACATAATCTCGTCAAAGTTACAAAGTCCTTGTTCGTGACAATATCTCAGTTTTTGTAAGCGTATGTAAAGTAGACGCCAGAGAATGAAGCTCACCTGTtgaacatttttaaatatgagtttGCCGACGGTGTTTGCTAGACCTGCAAGAAAAACAAAGGGCTGTTGGATTAGAAAACTCCTAGGAAGATGGTTTCAAGAGAGATATCTACTGAGCTGAACTTCTGCAGTTTAGATATGTAGAAAGAAGTTGTCAATCAAGATGCAAGATAAAGATGGTCAACTGAAGCAAGAAAGACAAAGAACCAGGTAATGTGAGAGAGACTTCACGAGAAAAGGAAACATCTAAACTTTTAgctaagaaaagaaagaaactcatAAGTCGAAACTAtgaaatcccacgttggttgaggaaaggagaacgatgcattctttacaagggtgtggaaatctctctctagtaaacgcgttttaaaacctttgaGGGAATCTCgaaaaagaaagcacaaagaagacaatatctactagcggtgggcttgggcggttacagaaaccatgtttaaaaatttgacGTTTGATGTCTAAGGTATTACCATTGCCATAATTGAAGTGGCGGAAAAGATTTGTGGTGATTATCCCTGGGTGAAGTGAGTTCGCAGTTATGTTTACTCCTTCTTCCTGTACAAGAAGAAACCATCAATTTTAAATGGTTTACCACAACCATTCTTAGTAAACAAAACCAGGAAAAATGAcgaaattctaaattaaaaaatcaacaaaaatgaaCTCCTGAGCTCAATGAAGCATATAAATGCCTTTCATCGGATGTCCCCCAGGGTAACTAGAAGTAATAATGAAATGAACCGAGTTTTGGCAATGAAGAAAGGACTCGAATTTATCATCTAAAGCCATACAACCTTTCTTGTTTATcatgtttggtttgtttgttttcatcATCAACTAGAGAAGTATCCGTACCTTGAAACGTCGTGTAAGTTCATTGGCATGCAGAATATTAGATAACTTCGATTGGCCATAAGCCTGCATTTTATTGTACCTACAATGACAGATTTTAAACAACTATCAAACTTTTACATGAACAAATGTAAATGACTGTTGAAGGATAAACTCAAAGAATAACAATGTCCTTGCATGCTCAAAGGTCAAGGTTTAGAACTATACATTCCACCCTAAGCATCCTGTGGAAAGTTCGGGACATACTATTAATTTATCTACACGTTTTCGTTCGAGCAAGAAAAACGGAGTGATATTTATCAAACTAGAACTGAGCCCAAAAGCTTACAGCTTAAGTCAGGTAAATATTTGATCcttcatttaatttgtaatactCCGCTCTGGGTTGGTTCGGATATTACTTTCTTCAACAAAACCCAACAAGTGGAGTATTTATATCAATTCGAAAGGAAGCGACACTGTCTAGACCTCCTCGACGAATACTACGTTAACCTAGTAGCTACAACTAAATCCAAAAGTTTTAAGCTAATAGTTTAgattatatttaatctttttaaaaacatacaTTCTTATTCTAAACAATATTTATGAAGCGAAGATTGAATGCGTCAAAATCGGTATATGCTTAAAACCGAGCGAACAGAAAGAAGGCAGCAAGCAGCAATACCCAAACTGGGTTACAACTTGTCAGTTTCCAGTCTTCAGACAAtgcaagaaattgaaaatcagCCTCCATTAGGTAGGAGGAAAGCAAAACATAGCCAACCGCTTAATTCCCTATTCTCAAACAATGCTTCCCAAACCATAAAAAGGCATTCCATTCTTGTTTCTGCACGCTTAAAAAAGTGTACCTTGATTCATCGTTAATTCCATCGAATTGGATGCCTTCAGGATATGTGTAACGATGAGCTTCTGAGGAGACGTTTACAATTCTACCTTCTTTCTCACTTTCAACAGCagttttcttcatattttccaAAAGTAGATCCGTCAAAAGGAAATGGCCTGCATAAACTCGGAGTATCAAATTGGGTCAGGAATAATGATGAGCTGAAACACAATAAGTTAGGTTCCTTATAATTATTGTACACTAGGGAACTATCAAtcaattctattttcaaaattgaatggAGGAGATCTTAGttgttatgatgatgagagaTAAAgaccaaggaggacaataagAAGACGTATATTATCCAAAAAATTATGCAAGAAAAGCTACAAGTAGTACAAGCAGAGAATTAGAGCCCGTAAAGTGCTTACAAacacttctttcttttaaagttCTTAAAAGCACTTTATTGAACTCTTAGAAAGTCATTCCAATTAGGCCCAAAAAACCAACTCCACTTCAATGAATGTTGATATAAAACTTTCTCATCGTAGCAGCCACAATATCAATGCAATAAACCAAAGTTCCTAAAGCTAAGCAAGGCCTACGGCCCAATCTCCCCATGGCCACAACCTCACTTTCTCAGCCTTTCATATCGAGGCATAACAAGTTGGACTCACCCATATTTAAAAGCAGTAAAATCATGCAACATCAAATTGCCCTAGTTGTTTTCTGTATCAATATACCAAACTCTTGATGAGTCAATGGTTTCAAGTGTATCCTATATATTTTCTTGCCAGTTCACATATATTACAAGTTTTCATTATACAAGAAGAATCTAGTATATAACGTACCTAAGTGGTTTGTTGCAAATTGCTGTTCTATGTTATCTTTTGAAAGTCCAAAAGGGGTAGCCATTATTCCTGCATTATTACTTCcaccaaataaaaagaaaagagatgaaaaaaaaGTCACTAACTTGTACTACATCTTCAATTATATAGCTATATATCAAGGCAAGTAAATCCACGACTAGCAGGAGCGAGTAAGCAGCTGTGCATCAATACAGAAACAAACTACTTAACATGTCACTGTAATGCCTGTCAATTCTTACATGAGGATGTTAAGTGGAAACCCGGACGACTGGTAATCTGAGGCAAATTTTCTTACAGATGCCATGGAGCTAAGATCCAACTCCATGGTATCAATTTTTGCAGAGGGATTCTCATTGACAATGGTTTCTTTGACATTTCTACCAGCTTCTAAATTCCTAACACCCATAATGACATGAACTCCACGTAAGGCAAGAACACGCGCAGTTTCAGAGCCAATACCGCTCGATGCTCCTGTGACATAAGCAAGGATTAGCTTGTAAGTGCAACTAGCAATGTTTGATTCCAAagcaaaaaaaaggaataaaattcAGAAAACTGCAAAAATGTGGTTGCAGCATTAATCTTGCGTTTAGTTTAGTAATGAAGACCAAGCCAAGAGAGCGCTTATTTAAATGGTAAAACTAGTCACCAACCGTGCTTAGAAAAACATGTAGGAGACCCTTCATttcaagagaaaataaaaacctgcaacagctcaagcccaagcctaagcccaccgctaacagatattgcccgctttggcctgttacatatcgccgtcaacctcacggttttaaaatgcgtctgttagggagaggtttccacactcttacaaagaatgtttcattcccctcttcaaccccaatgtgggatctcacagtccagtccaccctccttgggagcccaacgtcctcattggcacaccgcctggcatccaactctgataccatttgtaacagcccaagcccaccgctaacagatattgtccgttttggtccgttatattgtcgtcagcctcacatatttaaaacatgtcactcttataaagaatacttcattcctgtaacagcccagatccaccgctagcagatattgtcctctttgggctttccctttcgggcttcccctcaaggctttaaaacgcgtttgctaggggaaggtttccacacccttataaagggtctcttgttctcctccccaaccaatgtgggacatcacaattcccctctccaaccaaggtgggaccTCACAAAACCAAACAACTTTTCTCATACCACTTAACAAACTTTCAGTTAGAAtttctttcctcaatctcttTTTACAGCAATAGAAACCTGAAGTCAAAAGCcatcccaacatttttcttttgtcaacGCATTCTTTAAGTCTCCATAGTTTGCCAACAATGACGTATTAGTTTTCagaatttcttttgattcAGTGTTTGTAGTTCAAAAAATGTAATGATCGTCTTTACTATTAAAATTCTTGTCAAGAAACTCAtagcaaaacaaacaaaactacTACAGTCCAAACTCAATTCAGAAGtgttcaaaataaattgagaTTTATAATGATGTCGAACAAAAATTTAGGCCCAAATACCGCCACACTGTTATAAGGTCACCGTGTTTCAATTCTAATGGATTTCCACTCTGGAACTACAATTGGAACTAGAATAGtgcattttttaaaccaaGTACAAAGTTCAcatgatttatatatataatttagccAAAAATAAACTTCAATCCGAATCGAATCACTCATCACATTTTGACCTAGAAACACTAGGaggaataaaaagaagaagatctaTATGTTACAGGCATTAAAAACGCAAGCCGCACAAGTTTCGAACACAAAATCATGTTcgtaaattgaagaaaatccaaaaaactCAGATGCATAATTGAAGGAGGCGcacaagtaaaagaaaattaggatAAGACGCAGTTCAAAATTCagagaaaaatacaaaaagaatagATGCTTAGAGTAAATCAGGACCTGTAACAATGGCGGTGAGACCAGTGCCATCGATTCCGTCTGTAACCTCCTCAGCAGTGGAAGAGGACGAAAATCCAGAGGgtccttttcttcttaataACCACATTGAATCGATTCGAGATGGAATTTGAAGACGCACTCAGGTGTTTTCTTAATCTGCAAATCCGTCTGCAACTTTGAGCATTTAATGATCAAGCACCGACGGTCGAATTGTGGGGTTCATAAGAACCATGCATTCTGCCACGGCGCCTCACATGGCACTCGTGCCCGCAACAAACTAGCACTAATTGGCAAGTCAAGAACACACAACTTCGGAGGCTTAAAGGTGTAATAATTGCCCAATCTCAATTAAAACGTTCAATGGTTACATCATtctcaaatttagaaaaaaaaaaaaaaaaactaccaaAATAACTGTAAGAACACAAATAgtgtcatttttttactttcctttcaaattttcaaaacgtgtttgctagagagagattctCTTCtccatgtgagatctcacagtccactccCTTCGGATCTAGTGTCCTCGGCACACCGCctatgtctgactctgataccatttgtaacagcccaagcccaccattatgaaatattatctgctttggactgttaaatgatatattaatttatttcatgaaaccatattacttttataaattagAGGTGCACTGGGTTATTTTGGGTTGAGGTGCACCAAGTCATCGATGACCCAAATGACTCGAACCAAGTTCACAACTCAAACCTCTATTTTCTGGTTGAGTCGGGTCGTGAAGTTAGCcatttaaaaaactatatttatcctacattaataactaaaatctcatacaATACCAAACATTCACTAGTcacatacaaaatttaaaggtagAGTAACGTTGAGTTATGAACCATATTTTCAGGTCGGTCGAGTTGACCATACTCAAAAAGTCAAAACTCAcgaaccaaataaaaaaatttcgatttaaaaaaatttaacccaactcaatcttAGGTTAGACGGTTAAAATTATTCGAATCATACGAAGGGTGttataaatacaattatttatttatttttctatatacGTAGTTGCCCTAAACTTTGAAACGTCATATTTTTTAGAGTGTCGAAGGCCCACGACGAAGCCCATAAGATTCCGGCGAAGTCAAGTCTGATGAGGCTGCGTCGGCTTCCACCCGAAACCCTAACTACCGTCACGTGCGGCGGCCAGCTTCGTTGATAGAGATCACGTGCCGAACACGAACCGCACACAAATTGTTAAGCAAAGCgtaagagaaaattaaaaaaaaaaaaaaagaaaaaaagaaaaaaattaaaattaaaaaattaaaaaaaaaaaaaaaaatctgaaagTGCAGAATATCAACAGAGGCCAGTCTGAAACCCTATCTCcagctcctccttcttcttccaatctttcattttctgtgCAACATTTCCATTTTGCAAGGTATCAATTtatgttcttcatctttctGTGTTCCATTTCGCTATGTTTCCATCTCTATTGTGTTTTTCCGTTTTTTAATTTGTCTTTTTGGCTCCTATTGGTTGGGATTTTGATTCATTTCGTTACCTTCAAGAGGGGGTTTTGTGAACATGAGCTTGATTTTTGGGAACGAATTGCattggttgtttttttctctccatgGAAATGGACTTcgttattgttattattattttttaatttgccGTGATAGGATACGATTCGTGattctaattaattagatttgttttgtttttttgaaaaaaagaggaaatggGTGTTGAATTTTCGGTTTTTGATGGTTTTAGTTTGTTCGTTTGCTGGCATATAGCTGCAGTAGTTAAATTTTACCGTTCTCTTAATTGAAATCTGGGCAGCGGAAAATTTGAGATTTCCTCGACTTTTGTTCTATGTACCATGCTCTATGGATTATGTAGCAATATTGAGAATTTGTGGAACGTTTCTTTGTGTTGTGGCTGAAGTGTGGTTAGAAATGGAGTCCACTCGCTACTGTTGAAGTTGATTCAAATATCTATTCAGGCAGTGCacgaaattttttgaaattgaacagtattttcttctttagctttgaaatttgattttgagagTTAAGTTTTGTTAGTTCTTTAGAGATTAGCTTCTTGTGGCTAGgattttagattttgggtgaatcatttgatataattatagaaTAATGCAATTAATGAGAGTAAAGTTGAAGGATGTGGTTGAGCTTGCGTTTGTAGGTGACTGTTGACCACAGTGATTGAGTGCTTCTTGGAAGGTCTATCCTTGTAATTCCAACCAactgaaataattttatctttcaatccaaagaaaaaaaaatcagaggTTTTGGTCACATCTCTAATCGCAAATGGATTACCTCGAGTTTTAAGCAGAATAAGTATCAAATTCATACTNTAAAACGTTCAATGGTTACATCattctcaaattaaaaaaaaaaaaaaaaaaaactaccaaAATAACTGTAAGAACACAAATAgtgtcatttttttactttcctttcaaattttcaaaacgtgtttgctagagagagattctCTTCtccatgtgagatctcacagtccactccCTTCGGATCTAGTGTCCTCGGCACACCGCctatgtctgactctgataccatttgtaacagcccaagcccaccattatgaaatattatctgctttggactgttaaatgatatattaatttatttcatgaaaccatattacttttataaattagAGGTGCACTGGGTTATTTTGGGTTGAGGTGCACCAAGTCATCGATGACCCAAATGACTCGAACCAAGTTCACAACTCAAACCTCTATTTTCTGGTTGAGTCGGGTCGTGAAGTTAGCcatttaaaaaactatatttatcctacattaataactaaaatctcatacaATACCAAACATTCACTAGTcacatacaaaatttaaaggtagAGTAACGTTGAGTTATGAACCATATTTTCAGGTCGGTCGAGTTGACCATACTCAAAAAGTCAAAACTCAcgaaccaaataaaaaaatttcgatttaaaaaaatttaacccaactcaatcttAGGTTAGACGGTTAAAATTATTCGAATCATACGAAGGGTGttataaatacaattatttatttatttttctatatacGTAGTTGCCCTAAACTTTGAAACGTCATATTTTTTAGAGTGTCGAAGGCCCACGACGAAGCCCATAAGATTCCGGCGAAGTCAAGTCTGATGAGGCTGCGTCGGCTTCCACCCGAAACCCTAACTACCGTCACGTGCGGCGGCCAGCTTCGTTGATAGAGATCACGTGCCGAACACGAACCGCACACAAATTGTTAAGCAAAGCgtaagagaaaattaaaaaaaaaaaaaaagaaaaaaagaaaaaaattaaaattaaaaaattaaaaaaaaaaaaaaaaatctgaaagTGCAGAATATCAACAGAGGCCAGTCTGAAACCCTATCTCcagctcctccttcttcttccaatctttcattttctgtgCAACATTTCCATTTTGCAAGGTATCAATTtatgttcttcatctttctGTGTTCCATTTCGCTATGTTTCCATCTCTATTGTGTTTTTCCGTTTTTTAATTTGTCTTTTTGGCTCCTATTGGTTGGGATTTTGATTCATTTCGTTACCTTCAAGAGGGGGTTTTGTGAACATGAGCTTGATTTTTGGGAACGAATTGCattggttgtttttttctctccatgGAAATGGACTTcgttattgttattattattttttaatttgccGTGATAGGATACGATTCGTGattctaattaattagatttgttttgtttttttgaaaaaaagaggaaatggGTGTTGAATTTTCGGTTTTTGATGGTTTTAGTTTGTTCGTTTGCTGGCATATAGCTGCAGTAGTTAAATTTTACCGTTCTCTTAATTGAAATCTGGGCAGCGGAAAATTTGAGATTTCCTCGACTTTTGTTCTATGTACCATGCTCTATGGATTATGTAGCAATATTGAGAATTTGTGGAACGTTTCTTTGTGTTGTGGCTGAAGTGTGGTTAGAAATGGAGTCCACTCGCTACTGTTGAAGTTGATTCAAATATCTATTCAGGCAGTGCacgaaattttttgaaattgaacagtattttcttctttagctttgaaatttgattttgagagTTAAGTTTTGTTAGTTCTTTAGAGATTAGCTTCTTGTGGCTAGgattttagattttgggtgaatcatttgatataattatagaaTAATGCAATTAATGAGAGTAAAGTTGAAGGATGTGGTTGAGCTTGCGTTTGTAGGTGACTGTTGACCACAGTGATTGAGTGCTTCTTGGAAGGTCTATCCTTGTAATTCCAACCAactgaaataattttatctttcaatccaaagaaaaaaaaatcagaggTTTTGGTCACATCTCTAATCGCAAATGGATTACCTCGAGTTTTAAGCAGAATAAGTATCAAATTCATACTTGTAACGTTGTTTGAAGGAGGAagttcaatatttttccatcACCAAATTGGATTATTCTCTGTAAGGATCAAAGCAATAAATATCTTTGTGTGTTCTCTACGAACTTCTGTCCAtctttaatagttttaatatGCTCAACTGCCAGCAGGCAGCACCCCTTCTGTGCACTAAAGACTTTCAGGTTCAGCTCATGTTCAGTAGTTTTTTTTGGCAAGGTGAAGGTCAGGGTTAGTATCAAGGTGGCTACTTTTTACTTCCGTTGACCATTGTAGGATTTCTTTTAAGGAAAGATGAGTAGAGGATCTTGCATTTTTCTTCGATTCTAGatggaatttttttctttggcaCTCCTGTACCATTAGTCAGGTTTCCGTGTTCAAGATGAAAGTTATTGATGAACCAGagtgtattttatttatctatttatgaTTAAAACATCAACTtctattaagaaaaaatgaaagagttCAAGGGAATACAAAACCGAGCGTACAAAAGGGAACCCAGTTAAAGAAAAGGGCTTCGATCTTGCAAGATAGTGCCTGtagaacaaatataaaaaatctttGAAATCGAAGTTCAAAGAGAAACATGAAATCTAATAAGGGACCAAACATCGCTAGGATCCCTCTCCAAACCACTAAACACCATTATTCCTTAAACTGCAAAAGATTCCACATGATAACACACCCCAACTAACCACAGTAACTGACCCTTCTCATGAAAAAGTGGATGGAGGAGGAACTTCCCGATCGTGACACTAATGTCCCTATGACAGGCAAGCAAGAAGCTAAATGTCTGTAAGTAAGAATTTCAAATAGAACGCGCGAACTCACATCCCCAAAGAATGTGATCTATTTCTTCCTTCGCCTTCTGACAAAGAATACAACAAAACAACCAAATACCAATACATCCTCCGCGAAAAGATTTCACTTTCATAGGAATCTTTATCCTCCAAAGGACTGAAAAAATAGACTCACTAGTgggagtttattttatttatctaagaAATGATGCTCTATTCTTATAAACAAGGAATTTTGGTTAATCCACATCATTTTCCTACTTTTGTGTAAGGTATGTTATGTCCTTTTATTTTGACATGTTAAGTAAATATCCTAGTCTGTGTTTGCATGTTGCAAGTGGCTGATATAAAGTTTGCACATCTTTTCAATAATGTTCGCATTTATGTCTTTTGGTCTCAGGTTTTTGGTTATTTGCTAGTCCTTGATTGTGAGTCCCTTCTGTGTAGTGCAGCTAGCTCTCTAAACTTCTATTATCAATAAGAGGCATGCTTGTCTGGATTCTCCTTTTTATCCACTTTGGCAGTATTGATAAAGAGTTGAGAGTCTCAACAAAGTTAAGACCCTGAAGAAGTagaatatttatttctctatGACTCCCTAATTCCTTCGAGGTGGTTCAAAGTGCTTACATTAGTATTCCTGAAAGAGTGATATTACTGAGTGACCTGTTTTCTTTGTGCGGCGACCACAAAGTGCTACATCAGATGACTGAAAGTGCTATGGCGGTAGTCAAACCTGAGGTACAATGCTTTACAAATTTACACTAGGACCAAGAAACTGTCTTGGTTTAAGAACATGGCACAAAATTTTCCATGGAGTTTTTTCACCTCCCACACGCACACAGTTTTTGGGATGATATGGATGATACATGTAATGCATTTAGGGGTTCTTGGAGATCCTATGTGTTTTGATGATCAGTATACAGCAGGCGACagtttaagaaaaaatcaCACTTATCTAAGTTGCTGCATCGGCCAATTCATTATTTGTTGGTTAATTTTCCTTCTGAAATGTGATTTTTTTCCAGATGAAGTCTTACATTTGGCTTCAAACTGCTGATGGCTCAATACaacaagttgaagaagaagttgCTATGTTTTGCCCTATGATTTGTCGGGAAATACTCCAAACAGGGATGGGATCCTCCAAGAATTATGCAATATCTCTTCCGCAGCGAGTGAATCCTGCTAT
This window encodes:
- the LOC111808185 gene encoding short-chain dehydrogenase TIC 32, chloroplastic-like isoform X1, which gives rise to MWLLRRKGPSGFSSSSTAEEVTDGIDGTGLTAIVTGASSGIGSETARVLALRGVHVIMGVRNLEAGRNVKETIVNENPSAKIDTMELDLSSMASVRKFASDYQSSGFPLNILINNAGIMATPFGLSKDNIEQQFATNHLGHFLLTDLLLENMKKTAVESEKEGRIVNVSSEAHRYTYPEGIQFDGINDESRYNKMQAYGQSKLSNILHANELTRRFKEEGVNITANSLHPGIITTNLFRHFNYGNGLANTVGKLIFKNVQQGAATTCYLALHPQVKGVSGEYFMNSNLHKPTQHGQDVDLAKKLWDFTTNLIK
- the LOC111808185 gene encoding short-chain dehydrogenase TIC 32, chloroplastic-like isoform X2 — encoded protein: MWLLRRKGPSGFSSSSTAEEVTDGIDGTGLTAIVTGASSGIGSETARVLALRGVHVIMGVRNLEAGRNVKETIVNENPSAKIDTMELDLSSMASVRKFASDYQSSGFPLNILINNAGIMATPFGLSKDNIEQQFATNHLGHFLLTDLLLENMKKTAVESEKEGRIVNVSSEAHRYTYPEGIQFDGINDESRYNKMQAYGQSKLSNILHANELTRRFKEGVNITANSLHPGIITTNLFRHFNYGNGLANTVGKLIFKNVQQGAATTCYLALHPQVKGVSGEYFMNSNLHKPTQHGQDVDLAKKLWDFTTNLIK